Proteins encoded in a region of the Triticum dicoccoides isolate Atlit2015 ecotype Zavitan chromosome 3A, WEW_v2.0, whole genome shotgun sequence genome:
- the LOC119268301 gene encoding leucine-rich repeat extensin-like protein 6 yields MRTQTAMPTTLLFLALLLVPHLAAAASTPGHQRRLLQSHGADDGSDVFVDPSYAFANPRLRDAYVGLQAWKRAILSDPRNLTASWSGPDVCSYYGVFCAPSQADHYLTVVAAVDLNHADLAGHLPEALGRLADLSVFHVNSNRFCGLVPASFHAMHLLHELDLSNNRLVGAFPDVVLRLPSLRYLDLRYNEFEGPVPKELFDLPLDAIFINSNRFRFQIPDNVGNSPASVLVLANNDFGGCLPASVANMSGTLNEIILMNTGLKSCVPPELGMLTALTVLDVSHNQLMGAIPADLANLHSIEQLDLGHNRLTGDVPEGICHLPHLQNFTYSYNYITGEPPVCMHVKALDDRRNCIPNRPDQRSTEQCQFFNSNHVNCDAFRCKKFVLPSPPPPPPSPPPPTPSPPPPSPPPPSPPPPTPSPPPPSPPPPSPSPPPPYYEVSPEERYLSPPPPAYQEPTTPPHYEVPAPYYEVSPEDRYHSPPPAAYQESPPPPYYEVSPEDRYHSPPPAAYQESPPPPYYEVSPEDRYLSPPPPEYEETTTPPHYDLPAPPNYEVSPEDRHLSPPPPTTWKLPAYDYSSPPPPAAGQP; encoded by the coding sequence ATGCGTACACAGACGGCAATGCCGACCACCCTCCTCTTCCTCGCGCTGCTCCTCGTCCCGCACCTCGCCGCCGCAGCATCCACGCCCGGCCACCAGCGCCGGCTGCTCCAGAGCCACGGCGCCGACGACGGCAGCGACGTCTTCGTCGACCCGTCCTACGCCTTCGCCAACCCGCGCCTCCGCGACGCCTACGTCGGGCTGCAGGCCTGGAAGCGCGCCATCCTCTCCGACCCGCGCAACCTCACCGCCTCCTGGTCCGGCCCCGACGTCTGCTCCTACTACGGCGTCTTCTGCGCGCCGTCCCAGGCGGACCACTACCtcaccgtcgtcgccgccgtcgacctcaaCCACGCCGACCTCGCCGGCCACCTCCCGGAGGCGCTCGGCAGGCTCGCCGACCTCTCCGTCTTCCACGTCAACTCCAACCGCTTCTGCGGCCTCGTGCCGGCCTCCTTCCACGCCATGCACCTCCTCCACGAGCTCGACCTCAGCAACAACCGCCTCGTCGGCGCCTTCCCCGACGTCGTGCTCCGCCTGCCCAGCCTCAGGTACCTCGACCTCCGCTACAACGAGTTCGAGGGCCCCGTGCCCAAAGAGCTCTTCGACCTCCCGCTCGACGCCATCTTCATCAACTCCAACCGCTTCCGCTTCCAGATCCCCGACAACGTCGGCAACTCGCCGGCCTCCGTCCTCGTGCTCGCCAACAACGACTTCGGCGGCTGCCTCCCGGCCTCCGTCGCCAACATGTCCGGCACGCTCAATGAGATCATACTCATGAACACCGGGCTCAAGTCCTGCGTCCCCCCGGAGCTCGGCATGCTCACCGCCCTCACCGTGCTCGACGTCAGCCACAACCAGCTCATGGGCGCCATCCCCGCCGACCTCGCCAACCTCCACAGCATCGAGCAGCTCGACCTTGGTCACAACCGCCTCACCGGCGACGTGCCGGAGGGGATCTGCCACCTGCCGCATCTCCAGAACTTCACCTACTCCTACAACTACATCACCGGCGAGCCGCCGGTGTGCATGCACGTCAAGGCATTGGACGATCGCCGGAACTGCATCCCGAACCGCCCTGACCAGAGGTCAACCGAGCAGTGCCAATTCTTCAACAGCAACCATGTCAACTGCGACGCCTTCAGGTGCAAGAAGTTCGTGCTGCCgtcgccgccacctcctccgcctTCACCACCGCCACCAACCCCGTCTCCTCCGCCACCTtcaccaccgccgccgtcgcctcctccaCCAACCCCGTCTCCTCCACCACCTTCACCTCCACCCCCGTCTCCATCACCCCCACCTCCGTACTACGAGGTCTCACCTGAGGAACGGTACCTTTCGCCGCCACCTCCAGCGTACCAAGAGCCGACAACGCCTCCCCACTACGAGGTGCCAGCTCCCTACTACGAGGTGTCACCGGAGGACCGGTACCACTCACCGCCACCCGCAGCTTACCAAGAGTCTCCACCTCCGCCCTACTACGAGGTGTCACCAGAGGACCGGTACCACTCACCGCCACCCGCAGCTTACCAAGAGTCTCCACCTCCGCCCTACTACGAGGTGTCACCAGAGGACCGGTACCTGTCGCCGCCACCTCCAGAGTACGaagagacgacaacaccgccccactACGACCTACCAGCGCCGCCCAACTACGAGGTGTCACCGGAGGACCGGCACCTCTCGCCGCCACCACCGACGACGTGGAAGCTGCCGGCGTACGACTACTCGTCGCCGCCTCCACCGGCTGCCGGGCAGCCATGA